The following proteins come from a genomic window of Buchnera aphidicola (Protaphis terricola):
- the fliP gene encoding flagellar type III secretion system pore protein FliP (The bacterial flagellar biogenesis protein FliP forms a type III secretion system (T3SS)-type pore required for flagellar assembly.) — MLYRILPFLFLLFCPLVYANIPGPIVHNVNNGTQIWSLPVQTLFFLTTLTFLPAFLLMMTSFTRIIIVFGLLRNALGTPYAPPNQILLGLALFLTFFIMSPTFEKVYKESYLPFSKEEINMDEAFERGAIPLKKFMLNQTRTSDLEIFSKIAHISSYKDQNNIPMRILLPSFITSELKTAFQIGFTIFIPFLIIDLVIASVLMALGMMMVPPSTISLPFKLMLFVLVDGWQLLVTSLSQSFNI; from the coding sequence TGGACCAATTGTTCACAATGTAAATAATGGAACTCAAATTTGGTCTTTACCTGTGCAAACTTTATTTTTTTTAACCACACTTACTTTTCTTCCAGCTTTTCTTTTAATGATGACGAGTTTTACTCGAATTATCATTGTTTTTGGATTGTTAAGAAATGCCCTTGGAACTCCATATGCTCCGCCAAATCAAATATTATTAGGTTTAGCTCTTTTTCTAACTTTTTTTATTATGTCGCCTACTTTTGAAAAAGTGTATAAAGAGTCTTATCTCCCATTTAGTAAAGAAGAAATTAATATGGATGAAGCATTTGAAAGAGGTGCTATTCCTTTAAAAAAATTTATGTTAAATCAAACAAGAACATCTGATTTAGAAATTTTTTCAAAAATTGCACATATTTCTTCTTATAAAGATCAAAATAATATACCTATGCGTATTTTATTACCTTCATTTATTACAAGTGAATTAAAAACAGCTTTTCAAATTGGTTTTACTATTTTTATACCTTTTTTAATTATTGATTTAGTTATAGCTAGTGTTTTAATGGCATTAGGTATGATGATGGTTCCACCTTCAACAATTTCCTTGCCTTTTAAATTAATGTTGTTTGTATTAGTAGATGGTTGGCAATTATTAGTTACTTCGTTATCTCAAAGTTTTAATATTTAA
- the fliQ gene encoding flagellar biosynthesis protein FliQ: protein MNPEYVIVMFSQAMKVLLMIASPLLLSTLISGLLISILQAATQINEQTLSFIPKIISILTTIFIFGPWMLGVMLDYMHNLFNNIPVIIK, encoded by the coding sequence ATGAATCCAGAATATGTAATAGTTATGTTTAGTCAAGCAATGAAAGTTTTATTAATGATTGCTTCTCCATTGTTATTATCTACTTTAATCAGTGGTTTGTTGATAAGTATATTACAAGCTGCTACTCAAATAAATGAGCAAACTCTTTCATTTATTCCTAAAATAATTTCTATTTTAACTACAATTTTTATATTTGGTCCTTGGATGTTAGGTGTTATGTTGGATTATATGCATAATTTATTTAATAATATACCAGTAATTATAAAATAA
- the fliR gene encoding flagellar biosynthetic protein FliR, which yields MLTFDNFQLLAIFSNIFWPFVRILSFFLTVPIFNDQHINNKTKIIFSALISWIIFPFLPKINIEIFSYFGIVLLLEQILIGITMGFACQFLFSAINFSGELIGLQMGLSFATFFNTNNNIGISIISRLLNILMLLFFISINMHLYLIFILVNSFYSIPISTFFLNTDIFFTLLKFSSSIFLNSLMFVLPIMLFLLLSNLIMSILNRLSPQISIFSIGFPLNLLIGILVLYYFISFSSFYFFNNFITQLVNFLSYTFLKL from the coding sequence ATGTTAACATTTGATAACTTTCAATTATTGGCTATTTTTAGTAATATTTTTTGGCCATTTGTTCGTATATTATCTTTTTTTTTAACTGTTCCAATTTTTAATGATCAGCATATAAATAATAAAACTAAAATCATTTTTTCTGCCTTGATTAGTTGGATAATATTTCCATTTTTACCAAAAATTAATATAGAAATATTTTCTTATTTTGGTATTGTACTTTTATTGGAACAAATTTTAATTGGTATAACTATGGGATTTGCTTGTCAATTTTTGTTTTCTGCAATTAATTTTTCAGGAGAATTAATAGGATTGCAAATGGGTTTATCTTTTGCGACATTTTTTAATACAAATAATAATATTGGTATTTCTATAATATCTCGTTTATTAAATATTTTAATGTTATTATTTTTTATATCAATTAATATGCATCTTTATTTAATCTTTATTTTAGTAAATAGTTTTTATAGTATACCTATAAGTACGTTTTTTTTAAATACAGATATTTTTTTTACTTTATTAAAGTTTTCTAGTAGTATTTTCTTAAATAGTTTGATGTTTGTTTTACCAATAATGTTATTTTTACTTTTATCTAATTTAATAATGAGTATTTTAAATCGTTTATCTCCTCAAATATCTATTTTTTCTATTGGATTTCCATTAAATTTATTAATAGGAATATTAGTATTATATTATTTTATATCTTTTTCTTCATTTTATTTTTTCAATAATTTTATAACTCAGTTAGTGAATTTTTTATCTTATACTTTTTTAAAATTATAG
- the rpmG gene encoding 50S ribosomal protein L33 yields the protein MAKKNREKIKMVSSSGTGHYYTTTKNKRNTPDKLVLKKYDPIIRKHVLYNEAKIK from the coding sequence ATGGCTAAAAAAAATAGAGAAAAAATTAAAATGGTTTCTTCTTCAGGTACAGGTCATTATTACACTACAACTAAAAATAAAAGAAACACACCTGATAAATTAGTATTAAAAAAATATGATCCTATTATACGTAAACATGTATTATACAACGAAGCAAAAATAAAATAA
- the rpmB gene encoding 50S ribosomal protein L28: MSRICQITGKKRMIGNNRSRALNATKRKFLPNIQNHRFWIPEKKQFIKLRLSAHGIRCINKNGIESIIKKMHNKK, translated from the coding sequence ATGTCTCGAATATGTCAAATTACAGGAAAAAAACGTATGATTGGTAATAATAGATCACGTGCGTTAAATGCAACAAAAAGAAAATTTTTACCAAATATTCAAAACCATCGTTTTTGGATTCCTGAAAAAAAACAATTTATCAAATTACGTTTATCTGCTCATGGAATACGTTGCATCAATAAAAATGGAATAGAATCAATTATAAAAAAGATGCATAATAAAAAATAA
- the ppa gene encoding inorganic diphosphatase produces MQYDQVIAGDNIPNDIYVIIEIPANSSPVKYELDKKLGLLFVDRFLPTPMFYPCNYGYINQTLSMDGDPLDVLVITPYPIQSYSVIHCKPIGILKMKDESGDDAKIIAVPKNKISQLYNNINNISDIPELLKKQIEHFFKYYKKIEKEKWTKIIGWGDHIEAKLEINSSYNRAKNKK; encoded by the coding sequence ATGCAATATGATCAAGTAATCGCAGGCGATAATATACCAAACGATATATATGTTATTATTGAAATACCAGCTAATTCATCCCCTGTTAAATATGAATTAGATAAAAAATTAGGTTTACTTTTTGTAGATAGATTCCTTCCAACACCAATGTTTTATCCTTGTAATTATGGATATATTAATCAAACATTATCTATGGATGGTGATCCTTTAGATGTTTTAGTTATTACTCCATATCCTATACAATCTTATTCCGTTATCCACTGTAAACCAATTGGAATATTAAAAATGAAAGATGAATCTGGAGATGATGCTAAAATTATTGCTGTACCAAAAAATAAAATTTCTCAATTATATAATAATATTAATAATATATCAGATATACCAGAATTACTAAAAAAACAAATAGAACATTTTTTTAAATATTATAAAAAAATAGAAAAAGAAAAATGGACAAAAATTATAGGATGGGGTGATCATATAGAAGCAAAATTAGAAATTAATTCTTCATATAATCGAGCTAAAAATAAAAAGTAA
- the pmbA gene encoding metalloprotease PmbA, which produces MKLIDQIKIEEDLLLEVIKNIIYLVQKKNNYLVEVFVKKTIGSTVNIRNNIVENIEFNNDSILFITIYNKFSKGSISSRDFSTNSIKKMLNIAIDISKHSSSDFCIGLPDLELLCFNANDLDLFHPSEINIKDGINFASQVEKEAFKFDKRIINSEGSFFSNHININIFGNSLGMLEIYKSTRYSAYNCMIARDNNLMQRDFNYSISRKIENLDNPKKLGQTTAKRVISRLGARKINTMKSPIIFSNELSSSFFSYLVSAINGNNVYRKSTFLLNDLKKKIFPNWLNIIENPHILQGLGSKPFDNEGVKTTVKYIVKNGVLKTWLLNNYNARQLGLVSTGNCGGISNWLVSHQNISFKNLLKYIKNGLLVTELMGQGVDIVSGNYSQGAMGFWIENGNIQYPVHEVTISGNLREVWSNILSISNDIDIRNNIQCGSILVSEMQISGK; this is translated from the coding sequence ATGAAATTAATAGATCAAATTAAGATAGAAGAAGATTTATTATTAGAAGTAATAAAAAATATAATTTATTTAGTTCAAAAAAAAAATAATTATTTAGTTGAGGTTTTTGTTAAAAAAACAATAGGTAGCACTGTTAATATTAGAAATAATATTGTAGAGAATATAGAATTTAATAATGATAGTATATTATTTATTACTATTTATAATAAATTTTCTAAAGGCAGTATATCGTCTAGAGATTTTAGTACTAATAGTATAAAAAAAATGTTAAATATTGCAATTGACATTTCTAAGCATTCTTCTTCTGATTTTTGTATAGGATTACCAGATTTAGAATTATTGTGTTTTAATGCTAATGATTTAGATTTATTTCATCCATCAGAAATAAATATAAAAGATGGAATTAATTTTGCATCTCAAGTAGAAAAAGAAGCTTTTAAATTTGATAAAAGAATTATTAATAGTGAAGGAAGTTTTTTTAGTAATCATATTAATATAAATATTTTTGGAAATAGTTTAGGGATGCTTGAAATATATAAATCTACTCGTTATTCAGCTTACAATTGTATGATTGCACGTGATAATAATCTAATGCAAAGAGATTTTAACTATTCTATTTCTAGAAAAATAGAAAATTTAGATAATCCTAAAAAATTAGGTCAAACAACTGCAAAACGCGTGATATCTAGATTAGGTGCTAGAAAAATTAATACAATGAAGTCTCCAATTATATTCTCAAACGAATTATCTTCTTCTTTTTTTTCTTATTTAGTTTCAGCTATTAATGGTAATAATGTTTATAGAAAATCCACTTTTTTACTAAATGATTTAAAAAAGAAAATTTTTCCTAACTGGTTAAATATTATAGAGAATCCACATATTCTTCAAGGATTGGGTAGCAAACCATTTGATAATGAAGGTGTAAAAACAACTGTGAAATATATAGTAAAAAATGGAGTATTAAAAACATGGTTGCTTAATAATTACAATGCTCGTCAACTAGGATTAGTTAGTACTGGAAATTGTGGGGGTATTTCGAATTGGTTAGTTTCACATCAAAATATATCATTTAAAAATTTATTAAAATATATAAAAAATGGATTATTAGTAACTGAATTAATGGGGCAAGGTGTAGATATTGTTAGTGGAAATTATTCTCAAGGTGCAATGGGTTTTTGGATCGAAAATGGGAATATTCAATACCCAGTACATGAAGTTACTATATCTGGTAACTTAAGAGAAGTATGGAGTAATATTTTAAGTATTAGTAATGATATTGATATTCGTAATAATATTCAATGTGGATCTATATTAGTTTCTGAAATGCAAATTTCAGGAAAGTAA
- the rsmI gene encoding 16S rRNA (cytidine(1402)-2'-O)-methyltransferase: MNLFKYNGTLYIVPTPIGNLSDITYRALKILKEVDLIACENIKRTNILLEHFNIKNTLISFNKNNEFYKTDNLIQKLKQGKKIALVSNAGTPIINDPGYLLIKKCHIFCIQIIPLPGPCSAITALSASGISTNRFCYEGFLPSKKKIRQNLLHSLRKEKRTIIFCESKYRIIETIKDIINEIGKNRHIVIAREITKKWEIIYGNKAKVMLSWLENNKNIYSKGENIIIINGYKKDKNINISENTINTFQILKNFLSLKQSVLITSKIHKVSKNNLYQYAIKNKEK; this comes from the coding sequence GTGAATTTGTTTAAATATAATGGAACTCTTTATATTGTACCTACACCTATTGGTAATTTATCTGATATAACTTATCGTGCATTAAAAATATTAAAAGAAGTTGATTTAATAGCTTGTGAAAATATAAAACGTACTAATATTTTATTAGAACATTTTAATATTAAAAACACCTTAATATCTTTTAATAAAAATAATGAATTTTATAAAACTGATAATTTAATTCAAAAATTAAAACAAGGAAAAAAAATTGCTTTAGTATCTAATGCCGGAACGCCGATAATTAATGATCCAGGTTATTTGTTAATTAAAAAATGCCATATATTCTGCATTCAAATTATCCCTTTGCCAGGGCCTTGTTCAGCAATTACAGCATTAAGTGCTTCTGGAATATCTACTAATCGTTTTTGCTATGAAGGATTTCTACCTTCTAAAAAAAAAATAAGACAAAATTTATTGCATTCTTTAAGAAAAGAAAAAAGAACAATTATTTTTTGTGAATCAAAATATAGAATAATTGAAACTATAAAAGATATAATAAATGAAATTGGAAAAAATAGACATATAGTAATTGCTAGAGAAATAACAAAAAAATGGGAAATAATTTATGGAAATAAAGCAAAAGTCATGCTTTCTTGGTTAGAAAATAATAAAAATATTTATAGTAAAGGAGAAAATATTATTATTATTAACGGTTATAAAAAAGATAAAAATATTAATATTTCAGAAAATACAATTAATACTTTTCAAATATTAAAAAATTTTTTATCATTAAAACAATCAGTTCTTATTACTTCTAAAATTCATAAAGTTAGTAAAAATAATTTATATCAGTATGCAATTAAAAATAAAGAAAAATGA
- a CDS encoding beta-ketoacyl synthase N-terminal-like domain-containing protein — MNRVVITGLGIISSIGNNQKEVLTSLYNGHSGITFSEEMKKLGMRSQVWGDIKLEYKNLITKKMSRFMSDGVIYAFLSMQQAIQDANLRNEDYQKNSRIGLIVGSGGGSRKDYIKYTNIKKNPFSLHFLNPYIAIKSMTSGISACLSTIFKIYGVNYSISSACATSGHCIGNAFELIKFGKQDIIFAGGGEEVSCELAYEFDVMKVLSSNFNNTPKKSSRVYDVHRDGFVISGGGGIVVIESLNSAISRSAYIYAEIIGYGATSDGKDIVSPSGEGALRSMNLAKNQKNLSIDYINTHGTSTKIGDLIELKAIKRSFLHEKKPMISSTKSMTGHSLGASGVHEIIYTLLMLKYNFIAPSINIKKLEPYAKNMNIIQKTISKKIQIAMSNNFGFGGTNVSLILKKY; from the coding sequence TTGAATAGAGTAGTTATCACAGGTTTAGGTATTATTTCAAGTATTGGAAATAATCAAAAAGAAGTTTTAACTTCATTATATAATGGTCATTCTGGAATTACATTTTCAGAAGAGATGAAAAAATTAGGTATGAGAAGTCAAGTTTGGGGGGATATTAAATTAGAATATAAAAATTTAATAACTAAAAAAATGTCTCGTTTTATGAGTGATGGTGTTATATATGCATTTTTGTCTATGCAACAAGCTATTCAAGATGCTAATTTAAGAAATGAAGATTATCAAAAAAATTCTCGTATTGGATTAATTGTTGGTTCTGGAGGAGGCTCTCGAAAAGATTATATAAAATATACGAATATTAAGAAAAACCCCTTTAGTTTGCATTTTTTAAACCCATATATTGCAATTAAATCTATGACATCTGGAATTTCAGCATGTTTATCAACTATTTTTAAAATTTATGGTGTAAATTATTCAATTAGCTCTGCTTGCGCGACTTCTGGACATTGTATTGGAAATGCTTTTGAGTTAATTAAATTTGGAAAACAAGATATTATTTTTGCTGGAGGAGGTGAAGAAGTAAGTTGTGAATTAGCTTATGAGTTTGATGTTATGAAAGTGCTTTCTTCAAATTTTAATAATACTCCTAAAAAATCATCTCGTGTTTATGATGTTCACCGAGATGGTTTTGTAATATCAGGCGGTGGAGGTATTGTTGTTATTGAAAGTTTAAATTCTGCAATTTCTCGATCTGCTTATATATATGCTGAAATCATTGGATACGGTGCAACATCTGATGGTAAAGATATTGTATCGCCTTCTGGAGAAGGAGCGTTAAGATCTATGAATTTAGCAAAAAATCAAAAGAATTTATCAATTGATTATATTAATACGCATGGAACATCTACTAAAATTGGTGATTTAATTGAATTAAAAGCAATTAAAAGATCTTTTCTTCATGAGAAAAAACCGATGATTTCATCAACAAAATCAATGACTGGTCATTCTTTAGGAGCATCTGGTGTACATGAAATAATTTATACTTTATTAATGTTGAAGTATAATTTCATTGCTCCATCAATCAATATTAAAAAATTAGAACCATATGCAAAAAATATGAATATTATTCAGAAAACTATTTCTAAAAAAATTCAAATTGCAATGTCTAATAATTTTGGATTTGGAGGGACTAATGTTTCTTTAATATTAAAGAAATATTAG
- the tal gene encoding transaldolase, with protein sequence MNQLDLLKKFTKIVADTSDIDSIRKYKPEDATTNPSLILQALNLDANQYFINKAIRYAKKKGGLNQDKLINASDKVLVDLGIEILKYIPGYISSEVDARLSFNQEKCILKAKKIINMYEEEGISRKRVLIKLASTWECIKAAEELQKDGIFCNLTLLFSFAQARACAEANVFLISPFVGRIYDWYKSQNLISNLSFDKDPGVISVYKIYEFYKKHNYKTIIMGASFRNIQQILSLSGCDRLTISPILLKKLALNNEIFDRKLIPPNKFKVPPIPLTEDEFRWEHNQDEMAVHKLSEGIRNFGKDQILLEKIFSRLI encoded by the coding sequence ATGAATCAATTAGATTTATTAAAAAAATTTACTAAAATTGTTGCAGATACAAGTGATATAGATTCGATTCGTAAATACAAACCAGAGGATGCTACTACAAATCCATCTTTAATTTTACAAGCATTAAATTTAGATGCTAATCAATATTTTATCAATAAGGCGATAAGATATGCGAAAAAAAAAGGAGGTTTAAATCAGGATAAATTAATAAATGCAAGTGATAAAGTTTTAGTTGATCTTGGTATAGAAATTTTAAAATATATACCAGGTTATATTTCTAGTGAAGTTGATGCTCGTTTATCTTTTAATCAAGAAAAATGTATTTTAAAAGCTAAAAAAATTATTAATATGTATGAAGAAGAAGGTATATCTCGAAAAAGAGTATTAATTAAATTAGCATCTACGTGGGAATGTATTAAAGCGGCAGAAGAATTACAAAAAGATGGTATTTTTTGTAATCTTACTCTTTTATTTTCATTTGCTCAAGCACGTGCTTGTGCAGAGGCAAATGTATTTTTAATATCTCCATTTGTTGGTCGTATTTATGATTGGTATAAATCTCAAAATTTAATATCAAATTTATCGTTTGATAAAGATCCTGGAGTAATTTCTGTTTATAAAATATATGAATTTTATAAAAAACATAATTATAAAACTATTATTATGGGTGCTAGTTTTAGAAATATTCAACAAATTTTATCATTATCTGGATGTGATCGATTAACTATTTCTCCTATATTATTAAAAAAACTTGCATTAAATAATGAAATTTTTGATAGAAAGTTAATTCCACCTAATAAATTTAAAGTTCCACCTATTCCTCTTACTGAGGATGAGTTTAGATGGGAGCATAATCAAGATGAAATGGCTGTACATAAATTATCAGAAGGTATAAGAAACTTTGGAAAAGATCAAATTCTTTTAGAAAAAATTTTTTCAAGATTAATTTAA